The following DNA comes from Pieris napi chromosome 18, ilPieNapi1.2, whole genome shotgun sequence.
TTTCTTTTCACACAGACCGGGTCGTATACGCTTGGAATTGGCCGGAGCGGAGCCGCCAACTATTTCACATCGACCGGCTGGAAGAGATCTGAAAGCGGGTGCGGTTGGATGTGCTCGGAGCCGGTCGGATGCGCTCGGAGTCGGGTGGATACACTACAAAGGCAGTGCCAGTATTCCGCGCAGTCTAAGTTTTGTTTTCGGTGTGTTAACGTGTGCTTTTCGAAACATGGATTTAGATAGCTCCGACgaagaaatatatttgttagcAAGATTACTTGAAATAGAACATAGGAAACGTAAGCGCAAGCGGAAACAAATATGGGTAAAACATATTTGGAAAAACAGACTAATCCATGGGGAGTTTCACACCATTTTCGAGGAATTGAAGAGAGATAGCCTAAAATTTTATGAGTATTATCGTATGGAATATTggcaatttttgaaattgacaGATTTGTTAAGAgtacatataacaaaaaagaCTACAAATTATCGTTGCACCATTACAGCCGAAGAAAGGTTAACGGTAACtttaaggtaaataaaaaacaattatttatactaatcATGTTATTTAGATCACAAAATCACAGCCCTCCATTTATTAAGCATTGTTTACGTTAATGAAATGTAAATTACTTATACTAATCATGTTAAATAACACAAACATCTAAATAGATCACAAAATCACAGCCCTCCATTTATTAAGCATTATTTACGTTAatgaaatgtaattaaatagtacagatttgtgtgtgtttaattattattattataattattattgtttttgattgtttattattttgtattttgtgtgcTGGTATTGTACCCGTAAGTAGTCTGATCTGGATAGTTTTGAGGAATATAGGTTTCGTTTGACACTAGGTAAGTAGATTNNNNNNNNNNNNNNNNNNNNNNNNNNNNNNNNNNNNNNNNNNNNNNNNNNNNNNNNNNNNNNNNNNNNNNNNNNNNNNNNNNNNNNNNNNNNNNNNNNNNGATTAGTCGATGGCGGTGAATTTATAGACAAAGAATAATTCAAATCTGTACTATTTTCATACAGACTTAATTCAGCTTCATTAACAATGTTAAACACGCGCCTTTTAATTCGTGCTTGGACTTCTTTTGGGAATGTTTCCACTGTATCTgacatagacaaaaaaaaattacgtaatgCCTTGTCACGGGGTgtagtatttcttttttcttcaAGATACTCTTCGAAAACCGTAGCAACATCTTTGCTTAAGCGTGGTCTCTTTTTCGAGCCAGAAGTACTTGCAAGCGATTCAACTTCAGAATGGTCCGAACGTTTAGATGATGTCGATGGTGGTGGTATTGGTGTGCCAGGCTCTGAATCATCCGATGATAATGTTACATTAGATATTTGGTTTCGATTGCGAAAAAATggtattataaaagaaagttctttttcaaattttatcaatttggACGTAGTTGCACCATCGCCACTCTTGCCTTTTCGGTTATAATAGGCTTTTCTGAAGTTATCTCGCAGTTTCTTCCAACGATCCTGGCACTGCGTCACTGGAAAGAAcagaaatgaaaaattaataacataactcttttttattttatagttcgTTTTGGTACGGCAGtcttatatttctattttgtgtgtttgttttatttttacagattcCTCATCACTGGTTGCAGTTTCAAAAACTTGTCATTTAATTTTCGAATGGGAATTTCTACAGTTCATTCAATTATTCATGAGACAATCAGAGTAATTTGTGATGTTTTGATGCCCATAGTTATGCAGATGCCAGATGAAGAAATGTGGGAAAAGGTTTCACgtgatttctttaatatttggaATTTTCCTATCTGTTTGGGCGCTATAGACGGAAAGCATGTCAATATACAGGCACCAGATAATAGTGGAAGCTtatactataattataaaaactttttcagTACAGTGTTACTAGCTGTGGTCGACGCgaaatacagttttttaattgttgatgTCGGATCATATGGTAAAAATAGCGACGGCGGAATTTTACAGAATTCAAAATTTTGGAAAAAACTCAACACCAATAAGTTAAAGCTGCCCCCAAATAAACCTCTACCTAGTACCACTGAAAGCTTACCACATGTTTTTATAGGAGACGAGGCATTTCCTTTGAGCAATAATATATTGCGGCCGTATCCAAGAGAACAAGCAAGAACagaattatcaaaaaaactatttaatctgCGTTTAAGCAGGGCAAGAAAAGTCGTAGAATGTGCATTTGGAATGCTAACTCAAAgatttgaaatttatcaaaaacgaATGAAAATTCAGCCGAAGTACtgtgatttaattatattagcaACTACatgtttacataattttttaatagaaaatcgGACGCCAGGACAAGAGAATGAATTTCACagcaatataaatttattaacagcAATAACagacaataataatgaaaacagTTCTAATAGCGACGCAGTTCTAACCACAAGGAATAAATTTAAGGATTATTTTTCATCAAGTGGTGCTTTAGATTGGCAAAATCAAGTGGCTACGCGAGTTtcttaagttatatttaataaaaattgtctacTACATAAGTATATTCTAACGATCAGATACTCAAACGAGTTTTTAAAGTAAGGGCGCATTTAAACTCATGTTATTCctattttgactttgaatctAACACGTCGCAGCACGAGTTTAAGAAGCCCTTGCTTTAAAATTCGTTTGAGTATCTGGGGGTAGGTGTAAAACAATGAAAACCTTACTTACCACTTATTCCGAGACATTTGCTAATTTCCTCCCATGCATTGTCTTTCATTATCCGATCGCTATATGATGGCTTGGTTATGTCAAATAAACACTCATATTTTGACAcgagtattattaatttttcatcatTCATCTTTTCGTACAAGTACGCACAACTATTACGTTCAAATGTTGCTATCAAAATGGCGGTCGGCGCGGCCGCAGCGGGCACGCAATCGGAGCCGATCGGCTACGCGATAGAGAAAGAGCACGCAATCGGAGCCCATCGGCTGCGCGAGCGAGAAAGAGCACGCAATCGGAGCCGACAGGCTGCGCAAGCGAGAAAGAGCACGCAATCAGAGCCGATCGGCTGCGCGAGCGAGAAAGAGCACGCAAGCGGAGCCGGTCGGCTCCTTTTATTACTTCACACGAAGCGCGTTCAGGCAtttttaatgacaaaaaaggtgcaaatgcaaaaataaactttactaCAATCACTCAAAACACTGTTTCCAACGTGATAAAAATCTGCTCTCCTCTCCGAGCCGGTCTGTGTGAACGGACCCTTAAGCGGATGAAGAATAATAACGATGGGTGAGAGACAAaacaaggaaaaataaaataataatactggaTTTTTTcaggttttttaaatataaagaaataaacaaactaaTCGTATCTTCACCTacatagtaaatataataattgaaaatgcataaatagatagataaaATGCATAATgcataaatagaaattaaaacaaattagctTTCACAACTTCACATCACAACTTTCCATATCTGTATTAATTAGTTCTCGCAGACGACCTACCTTCCTCAACAAGCTGGAGTCATCAAATGCCTTTCTTAGATTATCCCATACCTCCTTAGCCGTGGTGGCATCCTGGATATGAACATTGGTCGTAGGGTCAACAAGGGTCTTGCCAATTGTATCTTCGGTCTTCGTAAATGCCACGCCCGATGTCTCGACACATTTCCACAAATCTTCATGCTCCAAAAAGGTTTTCACCGCGAAACTCCATGTAGGATAATTATCACGGCCCGCCAAACGATCAATTTGAGCAAAGCTATGCGACCGGGGGTCCGCCATTGTAAgctgaaaaattaatatgacgaCGCGACGGTCTAATATGATCACGCAATCAATTTGCATCAACGTGATGCCTTTCACTTCATTAATCCTACTTCCCTACTTCTATCCGGGCGTCTGTTCCCATAACCTGTTACAAACTATTTTTGAGTtagaatttagaaataaaataaaaccgcgTTCTAATAATCTTCATCAGATTCATCTGATTAATCTTCGCTACTAACATCGCTATCATCTTCATCTGTTTCACTTTCTTCACTCGTGATATCTgactctaaaataaaatatacaataaaataataataataataattgtaacaaTAATACAATGCTACAATAGAATGTTACAATGCTAATGCTcgattttacataattacgtaaaaatatgaacttaataaataatgtttcaattattttaaaactaaagtaagtaaatattcgATCGACTTACCTTTCATAAgacaaatatttagatttcacTCAAATTCTTTGTAATAAGAGGAATGATAACCTATTAATTCGTCATTCCGATTGTCAGGCAATATAACATCTCGATGTTTATGTTGATGATGCTTTCGAGCAGATAGAAAAGTTTTGCAAGAAAGCCAAaagtctttattaaatttcttcactttttctctttTCTCTCGAAAAGTAGAGTTTTCACATAACGAATTACACAAAAAACACTCCATAATTATTTTGCAGcacaaaaaacatttcttgaaattatttatcaaataaaataaaacacgtgGTCGACTGAGAAAATGTTTGCAGGCTTAGGGTCGACACTAACATGGGATACCTAATTCGCAGTaagtaagtattattttgttcTAAAAGACATTATTTCGTAGAAAGCTTCTAAGAAATTAAGTATTCGGtccagtttaaaataaataaaattacggaATGCGTTACTTTCAACAATATTTAGAGGCAAATAAGTTTTACAATAAAGTCTACTATATTCTTGAAAGGCTGTTCAGATTTTTTGGCATACGTTGGTTTCAACAAAAGGGTTAGTTTTGTATTAGTTATTTCACTGGTTTTTCTATAGTAgttccaaatttaaacaagCGGTGTCCAAAGCAATATTTAGTTCCGTCAAAGAGTTTTCAGGCTGCGAACTAGCAGGCAGTGAAGGGCAAAAAGTAGAAGGCTTCACTAGATTTAGAAGTAGAAGGCTGGGATACGTCATCTTCAGTTTTAACGACTATCAcctttcaaaaaataaaaaaaacaaaccacttctagaaaaattactttatttatgaaataaataactcaacttattataaaatcaaaatatatcaataaaattgcAACTTCAacataaactattttataaaattaaatgaaactttGGTGATAAAGAATGCAATTCTTGCAAGCGGCACCTAATACCGAACGGACTCTTTTTTCATCCACAGCAGACATCTATTGGACAAATCTGTTACATGGTCCACTAGAAATTGTTCTTACTCTTCTTAGTGAATCTACCCATCTTTGGTTGTTCTCTCACCCGAACATTTTGTCGCTGGTGTACGTACACATAGCCATGTGAACTGCTATATCCAAGTATGGATAAATGTTCTCCAAATTCTGATTTCGCAGAAATGATGATAGACTTTTCGATGATCCAGAATCTGGTTTTATCCAAATTCTTTCAGAAGAAAGGTCGCCTTGAAAGTGTACGCATTTCTGAACTAGTTCAGTTTCAGACCATAATGAGTGCCATACGTTGAAATCCCCGCATACCAAGGTATGTGTGTTTTTGTGGTGTAAAAGGAAATGCTCCAGCGCATGCATAGTGTCATGGGCGTTGTTGTCGGGCTCAATATATACTGAGGCGACGTAAAGTTTAATTGTGGGTGTTggcattacaataattattaaattgcaGTGCAGTATTGTGACAGCGCGTATGCGTTGATGCTTGATTTGGTGTAAATGCGGGCCTTCGTTCTTCCGTCCGTGTTGGACTGAAATAGTTGGAGGCCTGGGATATCCCATAAACATATGTATAGCTAATTCGTTGTTACTGGTGTATGGCTATTGTGTACAATTATTGCAACTCCGTTATGTTTGTTACCAGTGTCATTTCtttcaatattataatgttttttttaaagatttgtgTTGAGGTTTAAACCATGTTTCACTAATAATTgctatgtgtatattttgatTGTAAAGAAAATCCATAAATATATGCTTATTACTATATAAACTTTGAGCATTCCATTGTACTATCTTCAATTCGGATAGATCCATTAGTAGGTTAAGGAAAATTGATTGTTAAAGGACGTTTTCAATGTTTCTTTTATCGATGCAAACTAAGTAGGTGtctctttattattaactattagaataattaaatcaacTAAACTTTTAACAAACCTATTAGATTTCATGAGATTATTAACTTGAGTATCTAAATTACGTGCTGTTAGACCTGGAAAAGCATTAGTATCAAATAAATCTGAATATGTGGCAttcttagattttattttcctCTACTTTTTCCCTTTTTTTCAAGCATTTAGAAGAAATAGCGAAATGATTACCCCTACAGTTTGCACATTTGGCATCCTTGGGAGCAACCTGGCAGgttttaaaattgtgtttcTCTCCACAAATtgatgaaaatgaaaatactTCAGAATTATGACAAAATTAAGCAATATGTCCAaaagtatacattttaaacattgtttaacAGGtggtatatataaaatatttactttataacgCCAAGAGCCTAAAAAAACATACTCTGGTAAGATGGTTGAAGCAAATGTGACGGCAACTGCCTGTGTAGGTATAAACGAAAAACTACCACTATCACTTCTGACACGTCGCATGAAGCGCCTGACTTGTATAACATTCTTAGAGCTACCAATCAAAgagaatatttgtttgttgGACCTATCTATTGGAACAGAGGTGAGAACTCCAGTGACCTCC
Coding sequences within:
- the LOC125058545 gene encoding uncharacterized protein LOC125058545 — protein: MNDEKLIILVSKYECLFDITKPSYSDRIMKDNAWEEISKCLGISVTQCQDRWKKLRDNFRKAYYNRKGKSGDGATTSKLIKFEKELSFIIPFFRNRNQISNVTLSSDDSEPGTPIPPPSTSSKRSDHSEVESLASTSGSKKRPRLSKDVATVFEEYLEEKRNTTPRDKALRNFFLSMSDTVETFPKEVQARIKRRVFNIVNEAELSLYENSTDLNYSLSINSPPSTNQSTYLVSNETYIPQNYPDQTTYGYNTSTQNTK